The Neisseria subflava genomic interval CCGGAGCGGCGCAATTCGTTCAGCGTCAATTCCAAAATTTCTTCTACGCGTGGGCCGATGATTTCAGCCAATACACGGCGTGAAATTTGACGCGATTGACGGTCGCCAACGCTAGGAACTTCAATCATTTCATCCAAGCCGTCCATAGTCGGAATCGCGGCACCGTAATGGATTTTGATGTACTCGGCTGCACTGTGCGGTGTACGCAAGGCTTGCGCCAAGTCTTTGGTAATCAAATCGCCGGCAACGGGAATAACCGCGGTATGGCGGATTGCGCCATTGGTATAAACCGCGATGTCGGTTGTACCGCCACCGATATCGATGACGCACACGCCCAAATCTTTTTCGTCTTCAGTCAAAACGGCGTGACCGCTTGCCAAAGGCTGAAGCATGATTTGATCCATTTGCAGGCCGCAGCGTTGGATACATTTTTGGATATTTTGCAAAGCAGTGTTCGCACCGGTAATGATGTGTACACGGGTATCCAAACGCACGCCGCTCATGCCGATAGGCTCTTTCACGCCTGGCTGGTTGTCGATGATGTACTCTTGAACCACGGTATGCAAGATATTATGATCAGGCGGAATATTGATGGCTTTGGCCGTTTCGATGGCACGATCGATGTCGGCTTGCGATACTTCGCCATCTTTAATTTTGACCACGCCTTGTGAATTCAGGCTGCGGATATGGTTACCGGCAATACCGGTGACGACGTGGGAAAT includes:
- the ftsA gene encoding cell division protein FtsA, translating into MEQQQNKYISALDIGTSKVIALIGEIREDNEIHIVGLGQSPSRGLRAGMVTNIDATAQAIRQAVEDAELMADTKISHVVTGIAGNHIRSLNSQGVVKIKDGEVSQADIDRAIETAKAINIPPDHNILHTVVQEYIIDNQPGVKEPIGMSGVRLDTRVHIITGANTALQNIQKCIQRCGLQMDQIMLQPLASGHAVLTEDEKDLGVCVIDIGGGTTDIAVYTNGAIRHTAVIPVAGDLITKDLAQALRTPHSAAEYIKIHYGAAIPTMDGLDEMIEVPSVGDRQSRQISRRVLAEIIGPRVEEILELTLNELRRSGFPEEVLTSGIVLTGGASMLTGIVELAEEVFNLPARIGVPQEMGGVSERIRNPRYSTAIGLLQAARGEEDGAPVTGAIVVHDQAEKISLWARIMKFVKDNF